A genomic segment from Janibacter sp. DB-40 encodes:
- a CDS encoding alpha/beta fold hydrolase — translation MRYFSRDGLTFDVDDSGPQKGEVVVLLHGWPQDRTAWDKVTPRLVDAGLRVLAPDLRGYSPGARPPHHLDYEISELVGDVIALLDAASASQAHIVGHDWGGALAWAVAARHPDRVQTLTVLSTPSPSGMAHGFRQGEQLKASWYMAFFALPILPVLFFRFFAQQVMERIGMPRERAAYDAKRLKDASSAQGSLNWYRAQLSPTLLWRRRSRPGTPRRSKHREMLPTAFVWGAKDPAFAKASTRHTVNKLRERAGEQIDLVHTLELDTGHWLMETHPETIAEVVLDRIGGHGRSEQQAG, via the coding sequence GTGCGCTACTTCTCCCGTGACGGACTGACCTTCGACGTCGACGACAGCGGCCCCCAGAAGGGGGAGGTCGTCGTCCTCCTGCACGGCTGGCCGCAGGACCGCACGGCGTGGGACAAGGTGACGCCCCGGCTCGTCGACGCCGGCCTGCGGGTGCTGGCCCCGGACCTGCGCGGCTACTCCCCCGGCGCCCGCCCACCGCACCACCTCGACTACGAGATCTCCGAACTCGTCGGGGACGTCATCGCCCTGCTCGACGCCGCCAGCGCCTCGCAGGCCCACATCGTCGGTCACGACTGGGGCGGCGCCCTCGCGTGGGCCGTGGCCGCCCGCCACCCCGACCGCGTGCAGACCCTGACCGTGTTGTCGACCCCGAGTCCGTCCGGGATGGCCCACGGCTTCCGTCAGGGTGAGCAGCTGAAGGCCAGCTGGTACATGGCCTTCTTCGCCCTGCCGATCCTGCCGGTGCTGTTCTTCCGGTTCTTCGCCCAGCAGGTCATGGAGAGGATCGGGATGCCTCGCGAGCGCGCGGCGTACGACGCCAAGCGGTTGAAGGACGCGAGCTCGGCCCAGGGATCCCTGAACTGGTACCGCGCGCAACTCTCCCCGACGCTGCTGTGGCGCCGGCGGTCCCGCCCCGGGACCCCTCGTCGCAGCAAGCACCGCGAGATGCTTCCGACCGCTTTCGTCTGGGGCGCCAAGGACCCGGCCTTCGCGAAGGCGTCGACCCGGCACACGGTCAACAAGCTGCGTGAGCGCGCCGGGGAGCAGATCGACCTCGTGCACACCCTCGAGCTCGACACCGGTCACTGGCTCATGGAGACCCACCCGGAGACGATCGCCGAGGTCGTCCTCGATCGGATCGGTGGGCACGGTCGGAGCGAGCAGCAGGCGGGTTGA
- the dacB gene encoding D-alanyl-D-alanine carboxypeptidase/D-alanyl-D-alanine-endopeptidase codes for MTSVAALLIGYGAADAYDRVPGVLTIDEEVTRQAPQAPATAPVLPAASTEAPVPTRAGLTAALEEDAEAKALGERVGVVVRDALTGETLYSHGGDRPITPASTAKLLTAAAVAQTADLSRVMTTQVVAGDRPDELVLVAAGDTMLARGEGDPTAVEGRAGLADLARQVAASVPAKGEGSYSLRLDMTYAHGERYPPTWEMADVAAGYTQGVTMIGLAGERPKPFEPSPKFPERSVLKAFAKELRAVGVAVEADTSTKQWQTPAPEDAEVLGAVDSAPLGDVLAVALDDSDNALTENVARQVAAVHGVGTSTAAVSDWVQQTLAGAGIDLTGVTLKDSSGLSSGQKVPARVISDVMQLGITGSAKEMTSILAELPVAGLTGTLHERFDTDDSRSAAGLARAKTGTLTGTSALAGTTTTADGRLLTYVLLADRVPSTTGTLGARAVLDRMVADLTDCGCR; via the coding sequence GTGACCTCCGTCGCAGCACTGCTGATCGGGTACGGCGCGGCGGACGCCTACGACCGCGTCCCCGGCGTGCTCACGATCGACGAGGAGGTCACCCGGCAGGCTCCGCAGGCCCCCGCCACCGCGCCCGTCCTGCCGGCCGCCTCGACCGAGGCGCCCGTTCCGACGAGGGCCGGGCTGACCGCGGCCCTCGAGGAGGACGCGGAGGCCAAGGCGCTGGGTGAGCGCGTGGGCGTGGTGGTGCGCGACGCCCTCACCGGCGAGACCCTCTACTCCCACGGCGGCGACCGACCGATCACCCCCGCCTCGACCGCGAAGCTGCTCACCGCCGCCGCGGTGGCACAGACCGCCGATCTCAGCCGGGTCATGACGACGCAGGTCGTCGCCGGTGACCGGCCGGACGAGCTGGTCCTCGTCGCCGCGGGCGACACGATGCTCGCGCGCGGCGAGGGCGACCCGACGGCCGTCGAGGGCCGGGCCGGTCTGGCGGACCTCGCCCGCCAGGTGGCGGCCTCGGTCCCGGCGAAGGGGGAGGGGAGCTACTCCCTTCGCCTCGACATGACGTACGCCCACGGCGAGCGGTACCCGCCGACCTGGGAGATGGCCGACGTCGCGGCCGGCTACACCCAGGGCGTGACGATGATCGGTCTCGCGGGGGAGCGACCCAAACCCTTCGAGCCCTCGCCCAAGTTCCCCGAGCGCAGCGTGCTCAAGGCCTTCGCCAAGGAGCTGAGGGCCGTGGGGGTCGCCGTCGAGGCGGACACCTCGACGAAGCAGTGGCAGACCCCCGCGCCGGAGGACGCAGAGGTCCTCGGTGCGGTGGACTCCGCCCCGCTCGGGGACGTGCTCGCCGTGGCCCTCGACGACAGCGACAACGCCCTGACGGAGAACGTGGCCCGCCAGGTCGCCGCCGTCCACGGTGTCGGCACCTCGACCGCGGCGGTCTCCGACTGGGTCCAGCAGACCCTGGCGGGCGCCGGCATCGACCTCACCGGAGTCACGCTCAAGGACAGCAGCGGGCTCAGCTCGGGCCAGAAGGTGCCGGCGCGGGTGATCTCCGACGTCATGCAGCTGGGCATCACCGGCTCGGCAAAGGAGATGACCTCGATCCTGGCCGAGCTGCCCGTCGCCGGGCTGACCGGCACGCTGCACGAGCGCTTCGACACCGACGACAGCCGCAGCGCCGCCGGGCTCGCCCGGGCCAAGACGGGCACCCTGACCGGCACGTCGGCGCTCGCGGGGACGACCACGACCGCCGACGGGCGACTGCTCACCTACGTGCTGCTCGCCGACCGGGTGCCCTCGACCACCGGCACCCTCGGGGCGCGCGCCGTGCTCGACCGGATGGTCGCCGACCTCACGGACTGCGGCTGCCGCTGA
- a CDS encoding inorganic diphosphatase, protein MEFDVTIEIPKGQKNKYEVDHETGRIRLDRMLFTSMAYPSDYGYVEDSLGEDGDPLDALVLLDEPTWPGCLVRARPIGMFHMRDEAGGDDKVLCVPAGDPRKEGIKELEDISEFWRLEIQHFFETYKDLEPGKSVEGAHWVGREEAERVVLESIERAKANGMSTARWTMPSSGHIPEPEDVTHSEEDIKAAAARAREQLATEESPLSDEE, encoded by the coding sequence GTGGAGTTCGACGTCACCATCGAGATCCCCAAGGGTCAGAAGAACAAGTACGAGGTCGACCACGAGACCGGGCGGATCCGTCTGGACCGGATGCTCTTCACCTCCATGGCCTACCCGAGCGACTACGGCTACGTCGAGGACAGCCTCGGCGAGGACGGGGACCCGTTGGACGCGCTCGTCCTGCTCGACGAGCCGACGTGGCCCGGCTGCCTCGTGCGTGCCCGCCCGATCGGCATGTTCCACATGCGCGACGAGGCCGGCGGGGACGACAAGGTCCTGTGCGTCCCTGCGGGCGACCCCCGCAAGGAGGGCATCAAGGAGCTCGAGGACATCAGCGAGTTCTGGCGCCTGGAGATCCAGCACTTCTTCGAGACCTACAAGGACCTCGAGCCGGGCAAGTCCGTCGAGGGCGCCCACTGGGTCGGCCGCGAGGAGGCCGAGAGGGTCGTCCTGGAGTCCATCGAGCGCGCCAAGGCCAACGGCATGAGCACCGCCCGCTGGACGATGCCCTCCTCCGGCCACATCCCCGAGCCCGAGGACGTCACCCACTCCGAGGAGGACATCAAGGCAGCGGCCGCCCGTGCGCGCGAGCAGCTGGCCACCGAGGAGAGCCCCCTCAGCGACGAGGAGTGA
- a CDS encoding SRPBCC family protein produces MTTQTFDFSSVWFVDAEPPDVVAVLADIDRYPTWWPQVRSVDRIDDDSGIAVVRSLLPVTLRLRLTRVVADREAGVLRVLLAGDLVGHAQWRIAAVPQGSVLHFAQSVRVATRLERVATLVPLLLRANHAWMMRQCRHGLAREVTPRR; encoded by the coding sequence GTGACCACCCAGACCTTCGACTTCAGCAGCGTCTGGTTCGTGGACGCCGAGCCGCCCGACGTGGTAGCGGTGCTGGCGGACATCGATCGCTACCCGACCTGGTGGCCGCAGGTGCGCTCGGTCGACCGCATCGACGACGACTCCGGCATCGCCGTCGTGCGCAGCCTCCTCCCGGTCACGCTGCGCCTGCGCCTGACCCGCGTGGTCGCGGACCGGGAGGCGGGCGTGCTGCGGGTGCTCCTCGCGGGGGACCTCGTCGGCCACGCCCAGTGGCGCATCGCGGCCGTGCCGCAGGGCAGCGTGCTCCACTTCGCGCAAAGCGTGAGGGTCGCCACCCGCCTGGAGCGGGTGGCGACCCTCGTGCCGTTGCTGCTGCGGGCCAATCACGCGTGGATGATGCGGCAGTGCCGCCACGGGTTGGCCCGGGAGGTCACTCCTCGTCGCTGA